One window of Curtobacterium sp. 458 genomic DNA carries:
- a CDS encoding TetR/AcrR family transcriptional regulator: MTTPAAPTRAPRRDAAENRAALIEAAKTELQRDPDASLETIAAAAGLSRRAVYGHFPSRDDLVREVVTIGAARIAAAMPTAADLVEVPAAARIAAIAVALWAEVSHVRSMAAVAVREPFIQSVAAEFAPVRARVRDACALGIADGIMRDDVTPDALGRLVEDACIAVLDEATRSGTSDAAGRRMVVLSALGVTGIDWRTALLSEPSPSTTTAQEPSA, from the coding sequence ATGACCACGCCTGCTGCGCCCACTCGCGCACCCCGCCGGGACGCCGCGGAGAACCGGGCGGCACTGATCGAGGCCGCGAAGACGGAACTCCAGCGCGACCCGGACGCCTCCCTCGAGACGATCGCCGCCGCCGCCGGTCTGTCGCGCCGTGCGGTCTACGGACACTTCCCGTCCCGTGACGACCTCGTCCGCGAGGTCGTCACCATCGGCGCCGCCCGGATCGCCGCCGCGATGCCGACCGCTGCCGACCTCGTCGAGGTGCCGGCCGCCGCTCGGATCGCCGCGATCGCAGTGGCGCTCTGGGCCGAGGTCTCGCACGTCCGCTCGATGGCGGCCGTCGCCGTCCGGGAACCCTTCATCCAGTCGGTGGCGGCCGAGTTCGCACCGGTCCGGGCCCGCGTCCGCGACGCCTGCGCGCTCGGGATCGCGGACGGCATCATGCGCGACGACGTCACCCCGGACGCGCTCGGCCGGCTCGTCGAGGACGCGTGCATCGCCGTGCTCGACGAGGCGACCCGCTCCGGCACCTCCGACGCCGCCGGACGTCGCATGGTCGTCCTGTCGGCGCTCGGCGTGACCGGCATCGACTGGCGCACCGCCCTGCTCTCCGAACCCAGCCCGTCGACCACCACCGCCCAGGAGCCCTCCGCATGA
- a CDS encoding low molecular weight phosphatase family protein — protein sequence MLVLFVCSGNLCRSPLGAQVLTARLGRDAPAFTVESAGTIAQDGAPMDEAAAAQSRRLGGSPDDHRARYLTPAIAGAADLVLTAERAHRAAVVSLAPRATKRAFTIVQFARVLDALEPADLSGVSTVPELVERVARLRGSVPPPVDPADDDVDDPYRRSTATHARVADEIGAAVATIADALRAVR from the coding sequence ATGCTCGTCCTGTTCGTCTGCAGCGGCAACCTCTGCCGGTCTCCGCTCGGCGCACAGGTCCTCACCGCTCGGCTCGGCCGTGACGCCCCGGCGTTCACGGTCGAGTCGGCGGGCACCATCGCGCAGGACGGCGCCCCGATGGACGAGGCCGCTGCCGCGCAGTCGCGTCGGCTGGGCGGTTCGCCGGACGACCACCGTGCGCGGTACCTCACCCCCGCGATCGCCGGTGCCGCCGACCTCGTGCTCACCGCGGAGCGAGCGCACCGGGCCGCGGTGGTCTCCCTCGCTCCCCGCGCCACGAAGCGGGCGTTCACGATCGTGCAGTTCGCACGGGTGCTCGACGCGCTGGAGCCCGCCGACCTCTCCGGTGTCTCGACCGTGCCGGAACTCGTCGAGCGGGTGGCTCGGCTCCGGGGTTCGGTGCCGCCCCCGGTCGATCCCGCGGACGACGACGTCGACGACCCCTACCGTCGGTCGACGGCGACGCACGCCCGGGTGGCGGACGAGATCGGGGCCGCCGTGGCGACGATCGCGGACGCCCTGCGCGCGGTGCGCTGA
- a CDS encoding adenylosuccinate synthase: MPAAVIIGAQWGDEGKGKATDLLGSRIDYVVKFNGGNNAGHTVVVGGEKYALHLLPSGILTPGVTPIIGNGVVVDLEVLFQELDALKARGVDVSRLLVSANAHVITHYHRTIDKVTERFLGKRQIGTTGRGIGPTYADKINRVGIRIQDIFDENILRQKVEAALDQKNHLLVKVFNRRAIDADEVVESLLSFADRLRPMVADTALEIHRALERGDTVLFEAGQATMLDVDHGTYPFVTSSSATAGGAATGSGIGPGKLERIIGIVKAYTTRVGAGPFPTELFDESGEFLRANGFEFGTTTGRPRRCGWYDAPIARYTARINGVTDFVLTKLDVLTGLDTIPVCVAYEVDGQRVDEVPVNQSDFHHAKPIYEEFPGWTEDITGARSFEDLPQAAQDYVLAVERMSGARISAIGVGPGRDAIVVRHDLLGAAPTAS; this comes from the coding sequence ATGCCCGCAGCAGTCATCATCGGCGCCCAGTGGGGCGACGAGGGCAAGGGGAAGGCCACCGACCTCCTCGGGTCCCGCATCGACTACGTCGTCAAGTTCAACGGCGGCAACAACGCCGGGCACACGGTCGTCGTCGGCGGCGAGAAGTACGCGCTGCACCTCCTGCCGTCCGGCATCCTCACGCCCGGGGTCACCCCGATCATCGGCAACGGCGTGGTCGTCGACCTCGAGGTCCTCTTCCAGGAGCTCGACGCGCTGAAGGCCCGCGGCGTCGACGTCTCCCGGCTGCTCGTGTCGGCCAACGCCCACGTCATCACTCACTACCACCGCACCATCGACAAGGTGACCGAGCGGTTCCTCGGCAAGCGGCAGATCGGCACCACCGGCCGGGGCATCGGCCCCACCTACGCCGACAAGATCAACCGCGTCGGCATCCGCATCCAGGACATCTTCGACGAGAACATCCTGCGGCAGAAGGTCGAGGCTGCCCTCGACCAGAAGAACCACCTCCTCGTGAAGGTGTTCAACCGCCGCGCGATCGACGCCGACGAGGTCGTCGAGTCGCTGCTCTCGTTCGCCGACCGACTCCGCCCGATGGTCGCCGACACCGCGCTCGAGATCCACCGGGCACTCGAACGCGGCGACACCGTGCTCTTCGAGGCCGGCCAGGCGACCATGCTCGACGTCGACCACGGGACGTACCCGTTCGTGACGTCCTCCTCCGCGACCGCCGGCGGTGCCGCCACCGGCTCCGGCATCGGCCCGGGCAAGCTCGAGCGCATCATCGGGATCGTCAAGGCGTACACGACCCGCGTCGGCGCCGGGCCCTTCCCGACCGAGCTGTTCGACGAGTCGGGGGAGTTCCTGCGCGCCAACGGCTTCGAGTTCGGCACCACCACCGGACGTCCGCGCCGCTGCGGCTGGTACGACGCCCCGATCGCCCGGTACACGGCGCGCATCAACGGCGTGACGGACTTCGTGCTCACCAAGCTCGACGTCCTCACCGGGCTGGACACCATCCCGGTCTGTGTGGCGTACGAGGTCGACGGCCAGCGCGTCGACGAGGTCCCCGTGAACCAGTCGGACTTCCACCACGCCAAGCCGATCTACGAGGAGTTCCCCGGCTGGACCGAGGACATCACCGGCGCCCGGTCGTTCGAGGACCTGCCGCAGGCCGCGCAGGACTACGTGCTGGCAGTCGAGCGGATGTCCGGCGCCCGGATCTCGGCCATCGGCGTCGGCCCCGGCCGTGATGCGATCGTCGTCCGGCACGACCTCCTCGGCGCCGCACCGACCGCATCCTGA
- a CDS encoding SOS response-associated peptidase, with product MCGRFVVSDTTADLLPELVGELAARTEHVDEDTGEVRAGLAPSWNVAPTDPVYAVRQRHGQRELPQISWGFVPSWAKDFQKQRPKPINARIETVATSGMFKRAFATNRCIVPAQGYYEWVVREDGKEPHFVHEPGGALAMAGVVSAWPDPTKPEDDPDKWRLSLAIITRDAHVAPGEVHDRMPAFLTPDGYDDWLDGGLGTDDLLALLDHESLAVAAGLEQYEVARAVNSVRNQGPHLIDPVG from the coding sequence ATGTGTGGAAGGTTCGTCGTCTCCGACACCACCGCCGACCTGCTCCCGGAACTCGTCGGTGAGCTCGCCGCGCGCACCGAACACGTCGACGAGGACACCGGTGAGGTCCGCGCCGGCCTCGCCCCGAGCTGGAACGTCGCCCCGACCGACCCCGTGTACGCCGTCCGACAGCGGCACGGGCAGCGGGAACTCCCGCAGATCAGCTGGGGGTTCGTGCCGAGCTGGGCGAAGGACTTCCAGAAGCAGCGCCCGAAGCCGATCAACGCACGCATCGAGACCGTCGCGACGAGCGGCATGTTCAAGCGGGCGTTCGCCACGAACCGCTGCATCGTGCCCGCGCAGGGCTACTACGAGTGGGTGGTGCGCGAGGACGGCAAGGAGCCGCACTTCGTCCACGAGCCCGGCGGCGCCCTCGCCATGGCGGGCGTCGTGAGCGCCTGGCCCGACCCGACGAAGCCCGAGGACGACCCGGACAAGTGGCGGCTGTCGCTCGCGATCATCACGCGGGACGCCCACGTCGCCCCGGGTGAGGTGCACGACCGGATGCCGGCGTTCCTCACGCCCGACGGCTACGACGACTGGCTCGACGGCGGGCTCGGGACGGACGACCTGCTCGCCCTGCTCGACCACGAGTCGCTCGCGGTCGCGGCCGGGCTCGAGCAGTACGAGGTCGCACGTGCCGTGAACAGCGTCCGGAACCAGGGACCGCATCTGATCGACCCCGTCGGCTGA
- a CDS encoding S8 family serine peptidase yields the protein MNRATPNPDPTPRRLARVLTAGIAAAALTCAGLAVGGTAVAAPAGVSIPELKLAQPLRDAKPTKTVSAFVRTTGKGALEVDAQAKGGDLSRSKSPSTQAKQRVQSIQSTTEAVRAAVKKADPRSTELYATEYTVPGVAVVADVDALQQIAKRSDVESIIPLTPKKIVEPTVNADASAAPSGVDPSTAKAGVDGVAPKNAASDVYTRALNAWTQTGHTGKGVNVAVLDTGLDYTQADFGGPGTAQAYADALASTSAPAAGSYDPEKFLGGYDFAGPTYNADPTSDAYQPVPAPDDNPIDGKGGDHGTHVSGTVAGYGLTADKKTFDGDYTKLTAQQVQDMWVGPGTAPEAGLYALKVFGDGGGSTDLTGAALDWVGQALTQGKDINVLNLSLGSDYGAPDDPDNAKIDALTDRGVLPVIASGNADDFTDIGGSPGTAEGALTVAASATGQSLYDGVQATAPSSVAKTWRAQYSQDYSGTLPVEGDVAVPTTNVDGCTAFTGADKAAIAGKVAWLKWTDGALECGSKTRFDNVKAAGGVGVLLAGTVNTFDSGIAGNATIPGAELTKDSVTGLQTAAKAGTLHVRFADELKGFQLATDPEAVNTLASFTSRGVHGSFDDIVKPDIAGPGVNVISAANGTGDGRMSMSGTSMATPDVAGIAALTFESHPTWGADAVKAALMNTATHDVKDGNTVANQLRQGTGRVDALQAVNADTTVVSVENGKLVTASFGVVEVADKNTTAERSLLITNKDSVAHTYDVAYQSRVTQPGVTFSLDKQRVTVRPGGGAVLKLTMRVADPTQLRRVIDPTQEAVQQGYQREFVAAATGLVTFTPTDKTVEPLRLGTYAAPKPVSAVTGSSVTFTGSTKAQLTLTGRTVDQGGLTTGYHAAVAPFVLGGTDPAESFPAGSAQQSLRAADVRSYGASYDKASDVLAFGVQTQGPDANPGAVTNVEVYIDVDGDGTDDYLVYDAKSSVVDATFVTTVDLHAAEDEDPVVDAYPLNAGAPGQDVNTFDSAVKVLPVTASLIGATGKQVSYHVETESAYATGVTGSSVVDTTPATTFDLAKPALTFAQSGAGGTLFADKGSLQVTRASGATSEKVLLLHLGNAVGKQAQTVSTKVVTKLALKPGSSVSINGTAKVGKTLTAVHGEWDAGSAKVTYSYQWYRDGKAIGKATAAKYPVKTSDRGKKLTVKVVAKASGYLDGSATSKPTPKVTK from the coding sequence TTGAACCGTGCAACACCGAACCCGGACCCGACACCACGCCGCCTCGCGCGCGTCCTGACCGCCGGCATCGCCGCCGCGGCCCTGACGTGCGCCGGGCTGGCGGTCGGCGGCACCGCCGTCGCCGCTCCCGCAGGCGTGTCCATCCCCGAGCTGAAGCTCGCGCAGCCCCTGCGTGACGCGAAGCCCACGAAGACGGTCAGCGCGTTCGTGCGCACGACCGGGAAGGGTGCGCTCGAGGTCGACGCGCAGGCGAAGGGCGGGGACCTCTCCCGCTCGAAGTCCCCGTCGACGCAGGCGAAGCAGCGTGTCCAGTCGATCCAGTCCACGACGGAGGCCGTCCGCGCCGCCGTCAAGAAGGCCGACCCACGGTCGACCGAGCTCTACGCCACCGAGTACACCGTCCCCGGGGTCGCGGTCGTCGCCGACGTCGACGCGCTGCAGCAGATCGCGAAGCGCTCCGACGTCGAGAGCATCATCCCGCTCACCCCGAAGAAGATCGTCGAGCCGACCGTCAACGCCGACGCGTCCGCTGCGCCCTCCGGCGTCGACCCGAGCACGGCGAAGGCGGGCGTCGACGGCGTCGCCCCGAAGAACGCCGCGAGCGACGTCTACACCCGGGCACTCAACGCCTGGACCCAGACGGGGCACACCGGCAAGGGCGTCAACGTCGCGGTGCTCGACACGGGCCTCGACTACACACAGGCCGACTTCGGCGGTCCCGGCACGGCCCAGGCGTACGCCGACGCCCTCGCCTCGACATCGGCGCCGGCAGCCGGTTCGTACGACCCCGAGAAGTTCCTCGGTGGGTACGACTTCGCGGGTCCGACCTACAACGCGGACCCGACGAGCGACGCCTACCAGCCGGTGCCGGCACCGGACGACAACCCCATCGACGGCAAGGGCGGCGACCACGGGACGCACGTGTCCGGCACGGTCGCGGGCTACGGCCTCACCGCCGACAAGAAGACCTTCGACGGCGACTACACCAAGCTGACCGCCCAGCAGGTCCAGGACATGTGGGTCGGTCCGGGCACCGCGCCGGAAGCTGGTCTCTACGCCCTCAAGGTGTTCGGGGACGGGGGCGGCTCGACCGACCTCACCGGCGCCGCACTCGACTGGGTCGGCCAGGCGCTCACCCAGGGCAAGGACATCAACGTCCTCAACCTCTCGCTCGGCTCCGACTACGGTGCGCCGGACGACCCCGACAACGCGAAGATCGACGCCCTCACCGACCGCGGCGTGCTGCCGGTGATCGCGTCGGGCAACGCCGACGACTTCACCGACATCGGGGGATCCCCCGGGACCGCCGAGGGTGCGCTGACCGTCGCCGCGAGCGCCACGGGCCAGTCCCTCTACGACGGCGTCCAGGCGACCGCGCCGAGCTCGGTCGCGAAGACCTGGCGGGCGCAGTACTCGCAGGACTACTCCGGCACGCTGCCCGTCGAGGGCGACGTCGCCGTGCCGACCACGAACGTCGACGGCTGCACGGCCTTCACCGGTGCGGACAAGGCCGCCATCGCGGGCAAGGTCGCGTGGCTGAAGTGGACCGACGGCGCACTCGAGTGCGGGTCGAAGACCCGCTTCGACAACGTCAAGGCCGCCGGCGGCGTCGGCGTGCTCCTCGCGGGCACCGTCAACACCTTCGACTCGGGCATCGCGGGGAACGCGACCATCCCGGGTGCCGAGCTGACCAAGGACAGCGTCACGGGCCTCCAGACAGCCGCGAAGGCGGGGACCCTGCACGTGCGCTTCGCGGACGAGCTCAAGGGCTTCCAGCTCGCGACCGACCCCGAGGCCGTGAACACGCTCGCGTCGTTCACCAGCCGGGGCGTCCACGGCTCCTTCGACGACATCGTCAAGCCGGACATCGCCGGACCCGGCGTCAACGTCATCTCCGCCGCCAACGGCACCGGTGACGGCCGCATGTCGATGAGCGGCACCTCGATGGCCACGCCGGACGTCGCGGGCATCGCCGCGCTGACGTTCGAGTCGCACCCGACCTGGGGTGCGGACGCCGTCAAGGCAGCGCTCATGAACACCGCGACGCACGACGTGAAGGACGGCAACACGGTCGCGAACCAGCTCCGTCAGGGCACCGGCCGCGTCGACGCCCTGCAGGCCGTGAACGCCGACACCACCGTGGTGAGCGTCGAGAACGGCAAGCTCGTGACGGCGTCCTTCGGCGTCGTCGAGGTGGCGGACAAGAACACCACCGCCGAGCGCTCCCTGCTCATCACGAACAAGGACTCGGTGGCGCACACCTACGACGTGGCCTACCAGTCCCGCGTGACGCAGCCCGGCGTGACGTTCTCGCTCGACAAGCAGCGCGTCACGGTCCGTCCCGGCGGCGGTGCGGTCCTCAAGCTGACCATGCGGGTCGCCGACCCGACGCAGCTCCGCCGGGTGATCGACCCGACGCAGGAGGCCGTGCAGCAGGGCTACCAGCGGGAGTTCGTCGCCGCGGCGACCGGCCTCGTGACCTTCACGCCGACCGACAAGACCGTCGAACCGCTCCGACTCGGCACCTACGCCGCGCCGAAGCCGGTGAGCGCGGTCACGGGGAGCAGCGTGACCTTCACGGGTTCCACGAAGGCACAGCTCACGCTGACCGGTCGCACCGTCGACCAGGGCGGCCTGACCACCGGTTACCACGCCGCGGTCGCGCCGTTCGTCCTCGGCGGCACCGACCCTGCCGAGTCGTTCCCCGCCGGTTCGGCCCAGCAGTCGCTCCGCGCGGCCGACGTCCGCTCCTACGGCGCGAGCTACGACAAGGCGTCGGACGTGCTCGCGTTCGGCGTGCAGACCCAGGGTCCGGACGCCAACCCCGGCGCCGTGACCAACGTCGAGGTGTACATCGACGTTGATGGTGACGGCACGGACGACTACCTCGTGTACGACGCCAAGTCGTCGGTGGTCGACGCGACGTTCGTCACGACGGTCGACCTGCACGCGGCCGAGGACGAGGACCCCGTGGTCGACGCTTACCCGCTCAACGCAGGGGCGCCCGGCCAGGACGTCAACACGTTCGACAGCGCGGTGAAGGTCCTGCCGGTGACGGCCAGCCTGATCGGCGCGACCGGCAAGCAGGTCAGCTACCACGTGGAGACCGAGTCGGCCTACGCGACCGGTGTCACGGGCAGCTCCGTGGTCGACACCACCCCGGCGACGACCTTCGACCTCGCCAAGCCGGCGCTGACCTTCGCCCAGTCGGGCGCGGGCGGCACGCTGTTCGCCGACAAGGGGTCGCTGCAGGTGACCCGCGCGAGCGGTGCCACGAGCGAGAAGGTCCTCCTCCTCCACCTCGGCAACGCGGTGGGCAAGCAGGCCCAGACCGTCTCGACCAAGGTCGTCACGAAGCTCGCCCTCAAGCCGGGCAGCTCCGTGTCGATCAACGGGACCGCCAAGGTCGGCAAGACGCTGACCGCGGTGCACGGCGAGTGGGACGCGGGCAGCGCCAAGGTGACGTACTCGTACCAGTGGTACCGGGACGGCAAGGCGATCGGGAAGGCCACGGCCGCGAAGTACCCGGTCAAGACGTCCGACCGCGGCAAGAAGCTGACCGTCAAGGTCGTCGCGAAGGCCTCGGGGTACCTGGACGGATCGGCCACCTCGAAGCCGACCCCGAAGGTCACGAAGTAG
- a CDS encoding GMC family oxidoreductase produces the protein MRLDGQRHWDEDEVVDVVVVGTGAGGAPLTAALARRGLSVVALEAGRNTEPGDHTPDEVLAPADVNWMDERISGGDAPTAFGPNNSGTGVGGSTLHWGAFTPRPSRHDLQLRTETGKGEDWPIDHDELTGYIEQVEHDVGVAGPEHYPWDPSRRYRMRPPARNASSDMMMRGTAALGITATDAPVGLTTEDRHQEHHGLRQACVSCGSCHQGCRNGSKVSMDTTYLPAAVAFGAEIRPEAFVHGIELDALGRVEAVVYHQGGRDHRQRCRSLVLAAGGVETPRLLLHTGLANSSGQVGRNFTAHGATQVWATFDESMRSYRGYPSSIITEDFVRPTDSDFAGGYLIQSLGVQPLTFATTLVRGGGLRGKALVDAMRDYPRMAGVGINAECLPYDGNRLELTDELDAHGVPRARVTFSPGENEDAIERHAVKTMTAIVEAAGGRDVRVLERTAHTIGTARMGTDASSSVVDRDGRSWDVPNLWVCDNSVFPSAVIANPALTIMALSLRTADRMLAGAPDGRGSRETVGARG, from the coding sequence ATGAGACTCGACGGACAGCGGCACTGGGACGAGGACGAGGTCGTCGACGTGGTCGTCGTCGGGACCGGGGCCGGCGGCGCACCGCTCACCGCGGCCCTCGCACGACGCGGGCTCTCGGTCGTCGCGCTCGAGGCCGGACGGAACACCGAGCCGGGCGACCACACCCCCGACGAGGTGCTGGCGCCCGCGGACGTCAACTGGATGGACGAGCGGATCAGCGGCGGTGACGCCCCGACCGCTTTCGGGCCGAACAACAGCGGCACCGGTGTCGGCGGGTCGACGCTGCACTGGGGTGCGTTCACGCCGAGGCCGAGCCGGCACGACCTGCAGCTCCGGACCGAGACCGGGAAGGGCGAGGACTGGCCGATCGACCACGACGAGCTGACCGGGTACATCGAGCAGGTCGAGCACGACGTCGGCGTCGCCGGACCCGAGCACTACCCGTGGGACCCGTCCCGTCGCTACCGCATGCGCCCGCCGGCGCGGAACGCGTCCTCGGACATGATGATGCGCGGCACCGCGGCGCTCGGCATCACCGCGACGGACGCCCCCGTCGGCCTCACCACCGAGGACCGGCACCAGGAACACCACGGCCTCCGTCAGGCCTGCGTCTCGTGCGGGTCGTGTCACCAGGGCTGCCGGAACGGGTCGAAGGTGTCGATGGACACCACGTACCTGCCGGCAGCGGTGGCGTTCGGTGCCGAGATCCGCCCGGAGGCGTTCGTGCACGGCATCGAGCTCGACGCACTCGGCCGTGTCGAAGCGGTCGTCTACCACCAGGGCGGCCGGGACCACCGGCAGCGGTGCCGCTCGCTCGTCCTCGCAGCGGGTGGGGTCGAGACGCCGCGACTCCTGCTGCACACCGGGCTCGCGAACTCCAGCGGTCAGGTCGGGCGGAACTTCACCGCACACGGGGCGACGCAGGTGTGGGCGACGTTCGACGAGTCGATGCGGTCCTACCGCGGGTACCCGTCGTCGATCATCACCGAGGATTTCGTGCGGCCGACCGACTCCGACTTCGCGGGCGGCTACCTCATCCAGAGCCTCGGCGTGCAGCCGCTGACCTTCGCGACGACGCTCGTCCGGGGCGGCGGGCTGCGCGGGAAGGCGCTCGTCGACGCCATGCGGGACTACCCGCGGATGGCCGGGGTCGGCATCAACGCCGAGTGCCTGCCGTACGACGGGAACCGCCTCGAGCTGACCGACGAGCTCGACGCCCACGGGGTGCCTCGGGCACGGGTCACGTTCAGCCCCGGCGAGAACGAGGACGCGATCGAGCGGCACGCCGTGAAGACCATGACCGCGATCGTCGAGGCCGCCGGTGGACGCGACGTCCGCGTGCTCGAGCGGACCGCGCACACCATCGGCACGGCCCGGATGGGGACCGACGCCTCGTCGTCCGTCGTGGACCGGGACGGCCGGTCGTGGGACGTGCCGAACCTCTGGGTCTGCGACAACTCGGTGTTCCCGAGTGCCGTGATCGCGAACCCGGCACTGACGATCATGGCGCTGTCGCTGCGGACGGCGGACCGGATGCTCGCGGGCGCTCCGGACGGCAGAGGCTCGCGGGAGACGGTGGGCGCGCGGGGCTGA